DNA from Toxoplasma gondii ME49 chromosome X, whole genome shotgun sequence:
ACAAACGCCACTGCATATTTAGGTACAAACTCCCTGAGAGTCTTAGACTTTTACAGTAAGGTCCTCTGTCTATTCATGAGTGTGAGCTGGTCGGTTGAGACCTCTCGAGTGTCTTCGCGGCTGCATATTTCcgctccttttttctcgaggtGACAAGAATTCCCCGCACACGTCCGCGAACTCTCACGTGTCGAtccctttttttcctgcaACTTTCAGCTCACCTTCACTTGTTccgtgcctctctctctgccctgcTGTACCGTCGTGTCTGCCTCAGGCGTTGATGCACATTTTTCCCTGTGCTTGCCGTGTCTCTTTTGCTCCTTCTCGGGTGGCCCAGCACTCTGAAGTCGGGCAGTCTGATTCCCCGCAGTCGCCGCGAGTTCTCTAGCCTTTTCGGTGCCTCCTGGTTCCCCTGggagtttcttcgccttcgccttcccttgCTTCTTGACCGAGACGGCTGCCTTTCCTGCACGGGCTTGACAGGCGGGGGAGGTCTTCCCCTTCACCAGAAGCTTCAGCGAGCGCTTCATgactggagaggagacaaacacCGGAACTCGACGCCAACGTCCCAACTGAGTTTGACTTCCTGGACCAGCCTGGgagcaaagaaggaagccgTGTACAATAAAAGAGTGAGCGTAGACCTCGCCAGCCAGAAGGACTTGCAGGGTTCTGTCTTCGAAGAAAACACCCGAGGATAAATCGACGACTGGTGGggacgcgaagaggaagacgcggcaACAGGATCGTGTAGCGCCTGTTGTTCAATCGGAACTTACATGTCTAAATGACAGTGCAGACAGATCTCGAACGCGATGTGCAAGTATAGAATGAAGGGGCAAGCACACCAGTGAAAGCGCATGAGGGTGTTTACATAGATTTCGGCTCAGAGCGACTGATGAACCCGCGCAGCCGCAGCGatctgtgtgtttgtgtagAGAAAAAACCAAGTGCGTAAGTTGAGAGGTAGATGAGCTTCAGAAAAAAATGTCGGGTCGACCCAATGTGGCTGAGACGGGGACTTGCAGACCCAATTCTGCCAGAGGAACCCAGAGAAAACACTCTTCAAACAGGTCATGTGGTGAAatagaggaaaaacgcgtccGCTGAACTCCAGATTTTCGCTTCATTGCGGGCGCGGATCCACCAGAATCTCACCCAGTTGAGCTCAGCAACTTGCGACAAGTTTCGTCTACGTAATCAGGGCCCAAAAATGGGAAAAGCCGGATTTCGAATGGCTCACCTCGATCGAAAGTCTCCCCTGGATGCCCCCGGTCTTCAAAACAGAAAAAATATGGAAGAAAAGGTCGTACTTTGCAAATTGTCAAcggcgcatgcgctgctGTGCAAATACGCTTACGGCCTGCATGCGCTAGCTGGCCGCGGGAAGTTCCGGAAGCCACAAGAAACGCGCGAAAAGCCACTGAGATCTCAAAACAGAGTTCGTTAGATACAATCGAGGGAAACTCAAAGGTGAGGAGTAAACAAAAAGTCCTTGAAAAAGAGCTCAAACCCTCTGGGAAGACGAAAGTATCTAGGCGGGCAGCACTGAGAGGATACGAGCCGACACGGTGATCGTATGAGCCTAGAACGGCAGTGAGATAAGTGACGCTCACTGAAAACAAATCATTCCTCGATGAACGCAAtaaaaagaaacagagatgtTACATGCTTTTtcatatgtgtgtatacacATTTGTATGTGAAAACGTGTACTTTCGCGTTGTGATTTTCAGTATCAACCAAGGACCCCTTAATCTAAACTGAGGGGTCGAGTAGGTCCAAACCGCACAAGGAATAattatgtccatctgtgAATCCCAGCTGATACTCGTTTATATGTCGTGGGTGTTAGACGCCAATTTCTGTGTTCAGAAAAAAAGTGGAGGAAACATCGCCAAACAGTTCTGTTGCACGCGAGTACATCAGTACGCTCAttcacatacacatatggGTGACTAGATCTCTACACATAGTTATGGAGTGAGTCATGTACTACTGATATCTGTATGCTCATTTACTGTCATTTTTCGTTGGTTGCACTCTCTGCCCAAGAGTGCAGCTTTCAGACGTGTTTCCCTAACCGACGAAAATGCAGACCTCGCGGTGTTGACCTCGAATGTGTCATATCGTTCTCTGAAAGGCGATAACTTCTAACCAGTCGCAAGCTCAGCTTAATGACTCTCCACATTAGTTGTGCGTGGAGGATTTCATCGCCATCCATACGCATATACTGACCCACGCAGGGATGGGTGAACGCATATAGGAAAATGGGTGTGCATATACGTATCGGCATAGAGAGTCAGAAGATTCTTAACTAGGAATACAGATTTGCATcaacaaatatatatatatatatatatatatctgagAAGGAATACTTGGGCCAGAGTCGGTTCCAACAGAGTGTCGCAATTTACCAGACATGTTTGGTGTGGAGGTGGAAAAAAGAGCGTTGCACCTGTCGCGGTCCTTGCAGCAGCTTCAAGAGATATAGAGGCGGGAAGGAAAGCGGCAAGGCAGAGGCACAAATAGACGAGTTTAAAGCCGCGATGTCACAAGGGAAAATCTAGTCGAGTTCTGCTCCAGCTGCGTCTTCATTGCGATTGATGAGCATCGATAAACCCCCTAACATGCTAGTGACACTTCCTTGCTCGTAGATATGGATGTACTTGTATAAAtgcgtatgtatatgtgtggCAGGTACGCAAGATAGATTCCGTTTGGCGAACGCACACACTGCTGCTGCGGCGCACTATCAGAGAAGTTCGGCAAACCAGGCTCTTTCATCTTCTGGGACGCTTACGTTTGTGAGGAGTGTCTTTCTATCGCTCTGTCCAGCGAAAAACGGaacgtctttctcttctacGTCGATAACGAACGAGGCGAAAGTGACATTGCTACAGTTGCCGTCACTGTCAACGATCAAGAGATGCAGCGAGAATGCTGCGTCAGAAATTTCTTCGTGTTAGTCTTTGTTGCGGGCGAAAGCGAGACACACAGCCTTCGCGCTTGGCAAACCGTTTTTTTTAAACCTTTTCCGTGAATGTCCATAACGGGGAAAACGAAGCATGCAGTTGCGTGTCTAGTGTGCGAGTGCATATGGACGTGCAGATATATGAGGAGTTAACTTCAGTTCTTGCGGTTTTGAACGGAAGTTTTTGGTTTTTGAAGGTGCCTCGGAAGCCAGTTTCGGAACACCATTTAAAAGATTCGGTCGACGTCCGCAAACTGAGCAGCGGACTGAGGGCTCACTTCAATCGAGACTTTCTCAGCCCGAAATATCCACAAAGACTTTCGCCGTTTTAGCTGCACTCTGTCTCATTTGCCTCGAGGCCGAAGGACAGTAGAACTCAAACGCGCGTGCGAGGAGTCTCAACGGAAATTTGCTCGGGTGTTGCCGTCAGGTCTCATCGCCGAAACTGCGACTTTCGGTGGATCCCTCTGTGTTGGGCGCCCTTCTGTGGTGACGTGAAAAAAACCATCCAGGCTAGAACCGGTTTTCGAACATGGTGACAATCGTCCGCCACATCTTGCTGACCTTTTTGTTTTCGGCTTCCCTTTCCGCGAGTTCGACTTCGGCGTCGAACTTCTCTTTCTGATCCTCCTTGTGGCGGTCGATCGCGAGTTTCTGTCTGCGCTTCtgccgtctcttttctttttcttggcTGGCCTTCAGGTCTTTGTCTGTCAAGGTGTCTTTCGGAGGCAGCTTCACGTTCCCCATCTCCGGCGCCTGCAGCATGTGTCCGATGGCGTACCGGCGGACTTTCTCCAACAGGCTATTCTTTCTCGGCCCGCTAACGAAGTTCCCGCTTTCGCCTTCGACAGGCACTTCGTCGAAGTCTTCCACACTTTcccttgtctctccgtctgatTTCTCGTCTGGGTCTCCATCCTCCTGCGCTCCGTGGTGCCCGCCCAaatcttctttctcgaccttctctccgttcttctctttttcggcaCGAAAGCTGCTGAGGAGCGCCTCAAGAGCGCTTTCGTTACCCTCTGCAAACGGGTCCTCTTCAACGACAACATTCTCGAAGTCGTCCGCAGTCTCTTCCTCAGACTCTTCTTTTGTCACTttgtctgcatgtgtttcGGTCTCGGCCTGCGTCCCCGCAGGTCCTGTTGTTAGTTTCTCGATCTTCTCCGCCGAGTCCGCAGCCGATACGAAGAGCGTCAAGGACAGAGGGAAAGACCTCGCGTTTGCTTGTGGGGCACTCGCCTCCcgtggaaaaaaggaagacgctGCGATGTCTTGTGCACTCGAGACCGCATCCGGCTGACGAGCACTTTCCCAGCATCGCGGCCTCCCCTCCAGCAAAGCCCCACAGACAACAACGCCGGCGACAGCTCCGACGAACactctcctgcgtctccccaTCGTTCTCtcacgaaaaacagacgccAGCCGTTCAGGTCGCAAACCCTATGCCCTGAACCCTTCCACGTGGACGCCGAGAAACACCGAAAGGAATCGCCCACACGACTCAGGAATCTGTGTTCACAGCTGCATCACCGCGTAAACAGACAGTCACACATGCACGTACATCGACAGCTACGCACAAATACCcgtttatatatacatatatagtCTTGTTTGTATGTCCGTAAAATAAGTTCGAGCTTTTAGATAAAGGCAGACGTTCACAAACCAGACTGATGAAAGGCACCTTGGGCGCCTGTGGAATATTTTGATTCGAAGAATACTTGCCGAGCAACATTTACAGGACACTCAAGCCGGAGCCATTTTCCGTCTAGAGAGTCCTTCTGACGCTTCCGGACCCCGCTCTGTGGACGGACGCTGGTGTCGAAACACGGGATGCGGAACCGACCAGCATTATTGTCTAGACATGTAGTGGTGCAGACAGTTTCGTCCATGCAAGCGTGTATGGTAGCTCGGTCTGAGACCCCACGCAGATTCGAGCCCCCCTTCGTTGCCTTCAAAACACCTCAGAAGGAAGACTCCTGCCCTGGGAGATTCCGCAGAAAGCGTTGCCCGAGCATGCAAACGCCGATGTATTTTTCGAAAGAAGCACGAACATTCAGccaagaaaaagcagaaacagaggagaagaactaggACCGAGCGCGTTCACTGGAACTTGGCACGCCCAGCTGCCTTCCGTGTATGGCAATTCTTCGCACATGGACATCGAACAAAGCCAATCCCCTTTGGAGTTGGGCACGGATAaagcatgtgcatgcatgcaggtgaACGTACACAAAGAGAATATGTGGACATACAGTTTCCAACTGTATTTTCACGTGTCTGTAGGTGCCGACGTTTGACCGACGAAACGGGGCGACAGGGGGAGCGCCCTCCGCAACCAGAGGGGGGTCAAACGGAAAAAGCAAAGGAGAgatgtatgcatgcaaaacacaaagagaacagagcAAGTGCCTCAACGTTTCTGCACGTACTAGGGACGAAAACAGTCCGAATTGTCCGCGAACAAAACCCCCCAAAGACGGGCAACGTTTAAACCGCTCCCGGTTGGCGGCACGGGCGCCTGTGCACGCGTGCAGACAATGTGATCTCACGAGTGCGACTTTTTTACATTCGCGTTAGTACCGTTTCAAGtcttcttttgcctctcttgACTCTTGACGAATGTCCGCAGGAAAGCCCCTCAGAGGAAACGTACTCCGCGCGTTCATGCTCGCTGGCAGAGCCGGGGtcgtcgcgtctcctctttcctgtAAAGCGCAAAGCCCAAGCAAAGGCGAAACGGGTTTTATCCTGGGATCAAACTGGGGGGAATTCACAGTCTTCTCGAGCAGAAACAAAACGGTCTTTTGTCCTCGTTTTGATGGCAGGGAATCCGCGCACGGGTGCCTGAATTGTGAGGCTCGGGAGAGGCTTTGAGGAGGCAGCGAAAAAGCCGAGAGACCCGTTCTTTATGCCGGTTTCTTCGGGCCTTCTCAACGGCTGGCTCGACTGCGCTGCATGTACCCGATAATTTGGGTTGCTGCAACTGATAAATACCATCTTTCTCTGGcggtttttcttccttgcgGTTTTCTGATCTCTCGCTCGCACTGGCCCTACGAAGTGGGTTCCGCTTTGTTCATCCGGGTAGGGCGCCGGGAGATATCGAGGGGAGACGGTGAGTGCGCGTATGCAGAACCGCGAAGAAGTTGCTAGTGTCTCTGCTCAATtcaggagaggaagagttgCGAGTATGCACGTCGTTGTCTTGCTCGGGTGTTCGGAGGCGGAAAAGGCAGAGGTTTCCTTCCGATAGAGAAACACGCGGGTGTTGCTTTTCTTAGTTCAAACAaagcgggaggagagagagaaaatcGTGTGTCAAAAGGAGTCGCCACGCGGAACACCACAGAGCGCGCCCGAGACTGAGATACCGCTGCCCCAAAAGCCATGATcactctcttttttcgtcgcCGATTAGCTCCTTCCTGGGAAGGACGCATTTGCATTCTGAAACCGAAGTTTTCCTCCGTCTTATTTTGTTGAGGCAAAGGAGGACAAAACTGAATAGTGAGGCCAAACACCGTGGCGACCCCCGCCACCAGTGCAGCACACCGCTAACACAGGTTCCTTGTTGTTTCACACGTTTCTGTCACATGTGTAAGAGTGTGCAACTtgtgtgtcttcctctcgttcgtAAGTTTCAGtgcttctcctttgtttctggGTGCGTCCACACTTCGTTACAACTTTTTTATGCTCTAATTAGTGCTTCTGTTTCAAAGGTGTCATCTGGGTTTTCGTGTGCCGCGAAACGGGGAAGAATTCATTCCGTCAGCCACGTTTGTTTTGGTGGCTGTCTCCTGTTGTTTTCACTTTTGTACTCGCCAGAAAGTGTTCGTCTCAATATCCGTCTGTTTTCCTGTGCGGCGGTTCCACCGAAACAGAAATTTTACGGTGTGGTGGCTCGAACTTCCCGCGACAAAAAATTAGCACATCTGCCGACACATCTGTTTGTTCGGTTTCGTCTTGATTTCCCGTCGTCTTTCGTCTGTGAAGAAAAAGATAGATGTCTCGCGTCTAACTACTTTACGGTCTAGTACCGCTGCTCTGTCTATCTGGACTCCGTTCGCATCAGGTCGTTTCGCATGCGTTGACCATCCTTTTCTGAAAAcgcgtccgtctctctcgcttcgatGCTGCCGCGTTCtgcgctttcttcctcgtctttccctAGCAACGTAAGTTGGAATCAATTCTgaggtttttcttctccaatAGGAGAGTTGTCACCGCCGCCACCTGCTCCTCTTGTTCGCGGGATCTCCGCCGATGAACCGTACGCCCCCAATGAATACGAGTACCATCTGTTTTTTGCTTTTGTCTtgtccttccctctccgcttctcacgttttctctgctttggTGGGAGCAATCTCGTGAAAAACTATGCCGTATCCTCCCAGCATGTGTCAGTCCATCGAGGAGATGCCCTTTCGTCGTTACACCCTCCGGGTCTACCACGAGCGCCAGTCTCTATTTCAGTGTGCTCGCCACACAGTTAACAATTTACTTCAGGAGCCGGCTTATTCTTCAGCCGACTTCGAGAGG
Protein-coding regions in this window:
- a CDS encoding RNA recognition motif-containing protein (encoded by transcript TGME49_223855~Signal peptide predicted by SignalP 2.0 HMM (probability 0.854) with cleavage site probability 0.421 at residue 24~Predicted trans-membrane domain (TMHMM2.0):6-24) translates to MGRRRRVFVGAVAGVVVCGALLEGRPRCWESARQPDAVSSAQDIAASSFFPREASAPQANARSFPLSLTLFVSAADSAEKIEKLTTGPAGTQAETETHADKVTKEESEEETADDFENVVVEEDPFAEGNESALEALLSSFRAEKEKNGEKVEKEDLGGHHGAQEDGDPDEKSDGETRESVEDFDEVPVEGESGNFVSGPRKNSLLEKVRRYAIGHMLQAPEMGNVKLPPKDTLTDKDLKASQEKEKRRQKRRQKLAIDRHKEDQKEKFDAEVELAEREAENKKLAHAGRKRICTAAHAPLTICKVRPFLPYFFCFEDRGHPGETFDRVMKRSLKLLVKGKTSPACQARAGKAAVSVKKQGKAKAKKLPGEPGGTEKARELAATAGNQTARLQSAGPPEKEQKRHGKHREKCASTPEADTTVQQGRERGTEQVKDGKRTDKRFILFAGNLPLDTKAEDLKAFFKNKLQPRIVEVRMLTHRETNKPKGCAFVEFDCKEALEIALNYHHRELGGRKINIELSAGGGGNSKRRRDKISKKNAQLRKRRQKKVKAVKKSAEKTKPSGESK
- a CDS encoding hypothetical protein (encoded by transcript TGME49_223845), encoding MYPIIWVAATDKYHLSLAVFLPCGFLISRSHWPYEVGSALFIRVGRREISRGDGRFACVDHPFLKTRPSLSLRCCRVLRFLPRLSLATSRLILQPTSRGSREL